The region GGCACCCAGGGAGGCGCGGGTAGAATCGATTTCTGAAAGCGCCGCGTCGATCGTAGCGATGGCGGACTGAGCGCCGTCTACAGTGCTGATGTCGATTTTTTCGACAGACAGTTGGTTGTTAGCTCCTTCCGCGACCCCAGATTTAGTCAGTGCATCAGAATCGGCTACATCAAAGCCGAGATTGCTCAAACCCACGTTACCTGCCACTTCAGACAGCGTGATCTCCGCCTCCCCACCTTTTTCGGTAGTGACAAAAGATAGCTTGCCCCCATCCACAGTTGCGCGGACCTTACCTGACAGTTCGTCATTAGCCGCCAGTTTCTGGTTGACGTTGTCAGCCAGTGCCTCGACGGTGGTGTAATTGCCTTCAGTCATCTCAATTGTCTGAGCTGCACCTGTGCCCAGAGCGATCTGGAAGGAAGTGTTCGAGGAGTCCAGATCACCTGTGTTCTCACTACGATCAGTGGCGCCTGTTCCAAGAGCGCCGAAAAGCACATCAGCACTTGCCCCGCCGACGGTTAGAGCTTCGCCGCCCAAGGTTCCCGTCTGAGTCAAAGTCAATTTGCCGTCAGCATCTGCGCTCGCAGCGACAAGCCCGGCCAAAGTGCTTTTCCCGATCTTGGAGTTTATATCTTCGGCTAAGGCACTAGCATCGGCATAATCTTGATTGAGGGTGATGGTTTGCGCTGCGCCGTTGCCCAGAGCGACAGTGAAGCTACTATTAGCAGCTGTGTTCGCAGCCGATGCTGCCGCTTCAGTCGTTGGGGTGCCGAAAATGGCAGCAGAACCATCTTCGGAGGCATGCGGGGCGACTGTAATAGCCGTCCCAGACGCTGAGTCGCCAACCTCTCGCAGCCCAACCATGCCATCATCGCTAGCGTAAGCCTCCACTGTCGGAGTGCCGCTGCCATAAGCGGTTTCAATGGCAGTATTGACCGCAGCCGCCATATCCTCAGCAGATTCGTAGGTCTTCGCTGTCACTTCGACAGCAAGCCCTGCAGACGGCAGGCCACCACCGTTAATAGTGAATTTATTACTTGCTGCGGTAAGCGTAACGTCGTTTGTATCGATATCAACTGAACCCTTGATATCAGATTTGACGCCCGCAACTGTACCAAATCCCAAATTCGCCACTGCAAGTTCGACGCCGCCTGCCACGCTGGCTGGCGTCGCTGTGGTACCGATGGTCAAGCTATTCACTTCTTTCGCGGCAACTAGCGTGGCAGCAGTCGCCTCACGACTAGCGGTAGTGCCCATATCAGTAGTCCGGAAGCTATCGATCTTGAGACTGATGGTCTGATTGGCCTCAGCACCTACCTGAATATTCTCCGAAAAATTTCCGTCGAAAAGAGACTTGCTGCCAAATTTCGTTTGTGTGGAGATGCGATCCAGCTCGTTTTTCAGCTGCACCACTTCGTCATTCAGAGCCTTGCGCTCGGAATCACCGTTACCGCCGTTAGCGGACTGCAAAGACAAGTCACGCATACGTTGCAGGATGTTGGTGGATTCCTGCAGAGCGCCTTCAGCGGTCTGCGCCAAGGAGATACCGTCGTTGGCGTTCTTGACCGCAACACCCAGGCCATTGATCTGGCTGGTCAGTCGGTTGGAGATCTGCAGGCCGGCTGCATCGTCCTTGGCGCTGTTGATTTGCGAACCAGAAGACAGACGCTCAAGAGAAGTCTGCAGGTTGCTGGAAGAACTACCCAGGTTACGCTGGGCGTTAAGCGAAGCTACGTTTGTGTTTACTGTAAGTGCCATGGGTAATTCTCCATTAGACCGAAAAGGTATGCCTGATGCGACTCATGGGCCGGCTATCCCAGGCACCCATTGTGTTCGCGTTCAGTTACTGTATCGGCGTGGTGGCCAAGAGCTTTAGGCCTTTCCTGAAAAAACATTTTTTGCTGGCTTGACAAAGGGTTGTACAGCAAGAAACGTACGCAGCGCCGATGGGAGGGTTATCGGTTAAGGGTGGGAAAGCTTTAATGGGGAAGCTGAAGAATCAGTACGAGCTGGTGCTCGAACTTCCCAGGGGGAAACCGGTGCGTGGCCATGGGCGCCTTTTTTGAGGGCTTGCTGGGAACGTCGAGCACCAGCTCGATGGGCGGTTTAGCAGAAGATCGGTACGCCGATCGATGAGGGAGCCCGGCTCTCATGCAGAGAACCGGGCGGTGGAGCAGATTTGATCCGTTGTTGCTAAGGCGCCAAAGACTGCAGCAAGCGCCCATAGGACAATTCGTTTTTTGCTGCTGCTGCCTTGTCGCCGCAGGCGATGCCTTCGCCTACGTATTTCACCGTACATTCTGCCTTGAGTGTCAGAACGTCACCGCTCAGCTCGGACGCTTCCGCCATGGTGATGACCTGCTGGAAGTAAGTCGGCGGGCGGCCGTATTGGTCGAAGGTGGATATCAGTTGTTTGACAGTGGCTGGATCATTTCCCTCGGCCAAGCGGGTATGCTCGACATGCATGGTGAGAGAGGGATAGGTTCCGTTCAGGCCCAACGCCAAATTCTGCTGCATGGATGACTTCTGACGCTGGGCGGCGCGCAGTTCGTAGAAGGACTGGCGCAGAAAGTTCTGGTGGGTTGTATGCGGATTGACTGCAGATCTCATGAGTTTTTCCGAGTCGGCCAGCCTGCCCCGGGACACTCCCTCCCGAGCCTCTACCACTTGTACCAGCCCTTGCCAGATTCGCTCCGTCTTTTGGGTCTTGCTGATGGCCTGCCAGTTTTTTACTTCCAGCGCGGGAGCCGGCGCGCCTGCGTAATGCGCATCCACGTAGGTCAGCAGATTATCGTAGCGTTTCTCTGCGGCGTCATGATTCTGGCTGAGTTTGTTCACAAAGGAGCCGACGCTGACAGCGGATTGATCAAGAAAACCACCCAACAATTCACCCACGCGTGTTTTTTCCAGCTCGGGATCATTGACCATAAAGAGCTGATCAATCAGAGCATTGCGCTCGCCCTGGGCGGTTCGGTTGCGCTCTTCCCAGATGGCCATCTTGTCCAACAGGGTAAACATGGCGTCACTGTTGTAACCAGCAGCAACCAGCAGATCAACGCCTAGCTTGTCTGCTTCAAGCTCCTGCCGACGCGTCCAGCCTGGATTGATGAAACCGTCAGAGACCATGAACGCGGTGAAAGTGGAGAAATTGGGGTCAGATGAACGTTTCGGAGTGGTCCATCAGGAATGAATGTGGACGTCCGGGCCAGATGAGAATAAACCAGATGCACACGAGCCCGCGTTGGACCTCTGGGCCAGATGAGGTAGAAATTGGGGTCAGATGAACGTTTCGGAGAAAACCGTACGAGCTGGTGGCTCGAACCTCCCAGGAAACCCAGCGGCGTTGATCTACATCCACCTGCGGTTCGGGGACCACAACTGTGGAGCTGGGGTCAGATGAACATTTCCGCGCCGATAGGTTGCCGGCTGTCTAGTCCTGAAAACTATCCCGCCGATCTGCAACTGGTCTCGAGAAAAAGAAGTCAGGTACATTTATGGCTCCCAAGGATTGAGCAGCGCCACGCCAGATGACTGAAAGTCCGCAACGTTTCGCGTTACCAGCGTCATACCATGCACCAAAGCGGTAGCCGCGATAAGGCTATCCATCGCCGGCTGCGGATCGGGGACATGAAGCGCAGCGCAACGTTGCGCCACAGCTGTGTCCACCGGCAGGATGCGCCCCGCAAAAGCAGGCAAAACGTGGCTGTCGAACCAGGTTCGAAAAATAGCGCCTTGCGGAGGATCACGGCGCTCGGCCAACAGGATACCCATCTCCAGTTCCTGTACCGTGATTGCAGATACATACAAATCCACGGCATCCACACTGTCGGCCCACTGTGCCACGTTAGTATCGGCTCGACCTGATCTCACTTTTCTCAGCTCCGAGATGACATTGGTATCGAGCAGAAACATCAGGAAAAGTCCGCAGGTCGTGCCGATTCACGCGAACGCGAAATTTCCAGCTCCGCGCCATCAATCCCAGGCATCGCCAGCAAATCGGCTATTTTTGTGTGGCTTGCGGTCAAACGCTGCCACAGCTCAATACTTAACAGTACATGCGCCGGTCGGCCACGATCAGTGATAAAGACCGGGCCATTATTTGCGGCCCGTTTTATTTCGCTGGCCGCCTGGTTGAACTCCCGGCTTGATACCGTGGTAATAGTAGTCATGCCCTAACCTCGCTCGCCCTAGTATATGTAGATACGTTACTACTTCCTTGCCAGTACAGCAATCCCGCAAAACTAAGGCAGATGAACGTTTCTCCGTGGAAAAATTGTGGGAGAAATTGGGGTCAGATGAACGTTTCGCTGCGTTGTTGGCGCTAGTTGACGGATACTCGAAGAGTCATTCAGATCGGCCAATACAGCACCGGTGGACAGAGAAGGGATTTTTCCAAACCGCAGAAAGCTCAAAGGGGAGCTTTCGCTCCCCCTTGGTTGTTCTTGTTGTTCTCGAGCTGTTTCTTGTTCTTTTGGGCTGGGCGGCATTGCCACCCCGTGAAACCCATCCCGGGTTGCCTAAAGCAAGCGGATTGCTTTGGACGCGCAGGAAGAGACCTTCCCATTCTCCAAAAAAATCAGTTTGCTGCACTCGCACGTTTTGTTCTTTTTATGTGTGGAGCCGAATCTTGTTTTTATTAGTATGTTTGCGATTTTTATTTTTGTTGTACCGATAACAAAGCAGACTGCGTGCCAAGTTTATATAATCGTTATAAATCAATTAGTTATGTTCTATGCTTGTTTGCCAGCCCAACTCACAACCCAACCGGTGTTACCTTTTACCCCCTTGGGTGTTACCTCTTCCCACAAAAGCTCCCACACAATAAGTGTTACCCCACAAAGGCATTCGGGTCAGTTGAACCGACAGGTCAGCCGAATGACGCAAACGAACAAGCCTCGATCCAGCCTGTCCATTCAATGAGCGCCTGCCTTTACTCATTGGAGACAGCACATGGCACACCTTTCGATACGCCCTCTGCCCTTCGAGCCACATTTTGAGCAAGTTGACGACAACGAAGCGGCGGTTCAACAGGAGATCATCGACTCGCTACGGCACATCCTGGAGACCACCTACGCCGACGGTGGTCACGCGATCCGCAGCGTCCACGCCAAGAGTCATGGCTTGCTGGAAGGCGAGCTGACCGTCCTTGATGATTTGCCTGAGGAACTGGCTCAGGGCGCCTTCGCCCGGCCGGGCAGGTTCCCGCTCATCATGCGTCTGTCGACCAATCCGGGCGACATCCTCGACGATAAGGTTTCCACACCGCGTGGGATGGCGCTGAAGATTACGCGCATTGCGGGCGAGCGGTTACCGAGCTCAGAAAATGCCACTACGCAGGATTTTGTACTGGTC is a window of Pseudomonas sp. gcc21 DNA encoding:
- a CDS encoding type II toxin-antitoxin system VapC family toxin; the protein is MFLLDTNVISELRKVRSGRADTNVAQWADSVDAVDLYVSAITVQELEMGILLAERRDPPQGAIFRTWFDSHVLPAFAGRILPVDTAVAQRCAALHVPDPQPAMDSLIAATALVHGMTLVTRNVADFQSSGVALLNPWEP
- a CDS encoding flagellin produces the protein MALTVNTNVASLNAQRNLGSSSSNLQTSLERLSSGSQINSAKDDAAGLQISNRLTSQINGLGVAVKNANDGISLAQTAEGALQESTNILQRMRDLSLQSANGGNGDSERKALNDEVVQLKNELDRISTQTKFGSKSLFDGNFSENIQVGAEANQTISLKIDSFRTTDMGTTASREATAATLVAAKEVNSLTIGTTATPASVAGGVELAVANLGFGTVAGVKSDIKGSVDIDTNDVTLTAASNKFTINGGGLPSAGLAVEVTAKTYESAEDMAAAVNTAIETAYGSGTPTVEAYASDDGMVGLREVGDSASGTAITVAPHASEDGSAAIFGTPTTEAAASAANTAANSSFTVALGNGAAQTITLNQDYADASALAEDINSKIGKSTLAGLVAASADADGKLTLTQTGTLGGEALTVGGASADVLFGALGTGATDRSENTGDLDSSNTSFQIALGTGAAQTIEMTEGNYTTVEALADNVNQKLAANDELSGKVRATVDGGKLSFVTTEKGGEAEITLSEVAGNVGLSNLGFDVADSDALTKSGVAEGANNQLSVEKIDISTVDGAQSAIATIDAALSEIDSTRASLGAVQNRFESTISNLQNVSENASAARGRIMDTDYAAESANMTKNQIMQQAGTAMLAQANQLPQAVLSLLG
- a CDS encoding type II toxin-antitoxin system Phd/YefM family antitoxin; the protein is MTTITTVSSREFNQAASEIKRAANNGPVFITDRGRPAHVLLSIELWQRLTASHTKIADLLAMPGIDGAELEISRSRESARPADFS